The Enterococcus sp. 7F3_DIV0205 genome has a window encoding:
- a CDS encoding response regulator, with product MIKVMLVDDHEMVRLGVSSYLSIQEDIEVVGEAENGQIGYEKALELRPDVILMDLVMDVMDGIESTKAILKDWPQARIIIVTSFIDDEKVYPAIEAGAAGYLLKTSTAHEIADAIRAISRGERVLEPEVTTKMMERLTKKHEPVLHEDLTNREHEILMLIAKGRSNQEIADELFITLKTVKTHVSNILAKLDVEDRTQAAIYAFQHGLAK from the coding sequence GTGATCAAAGTAATGTTAGTAGATGACCATGAAATGGTACGATTAGGCGTATCCTCTTATTTGTCGATTCAAGAAGATATTGAAGTGGTTGGAGAAGCTGAAAATGGTCAGATTGGCTATGAGAAGGCATTAGAATTAAGACCTGATGTAATTCTAATGGATTTAGTCATGGATGTCATGGATGGAATCGAGTCAACGAAGGCGATTTTAAAAGATTGGCCGCAAGCTCGAATCATCATTGTTACTAGTTTTATAGATGATGAAAAAGTATATCCGGCAATTGAAGCAGGAGCTGCTGGTTATCTTTTGAAAACTTCGACAGCTCATGAGATTGCAGATGCTATTCGAGCAATTTCTAGAGGAGAACGTGTTTTAGAACCAGAAGTAACAACAAAAATGATGGAACGTTTAACGAAAAAACACGAACCCGTGTTGCATGAAGATTTGACGAATCGTGAACATGAAATTTTAATGTTGATTGCCAAAGGACGCAGCAATCAGGAAATTGCGGATGAGTTATTTATCACGCTTAAAACAGTTAAAACTCATGTTTCAAATATTTTAGCGAAACTAGATGTTGAAGACCGCACACAAGCAGCTATTTATGCGTTTCAACATGGATTGGCAAAATAA
- a CDS encoding potassium channel family protein: MKQNFAIIGLGRFGGSICQTLIESGQEVLAIDSNEDRVNEYMNIATHAVVANAQDEATLRSLGIRNFDHVVVAIGEDIQASILVTLMVKEMGVPNVLAKAVNEYHARVLEKIGADLVVHPERDMGIRVAHKLVSRNILDYIELSNEVSLAEVRVSNPKFYGKTLGELNFRQRFGLTVVAIRRSKSEVITSPAAEEMVRENDNLLVVGETDDVDLLDEKMNE, from the coding sequence ATGAAGCAAAATTTTGCAATTATTGGATTAGGGAGATTTGGTGGCAGTATTTGTCAGACGTTGATTGAATCTGGTCAAGAAGTTCTGGCGATTGATAGTAATGAAGATCGAGTAAATGAATATATGAATATAGCAACACACGCAGTTGTGGCAAATGCACAGGATGAGGCGACGTTGCGCTCTTTGGGTATTCGCAATTTTGATCATGTAGTTGTGGCTATTGGAGAGGATATTCAAGCGAGTATTTTGGTCACCTTAATGGTGAAGGAAATGGGTGTACCGAATGTTTTGGCTAAAGCAGTCAATGAATACCATGCAAGAGTCTTAGAAAAAATTGGTGCAGATTTAGTTGTTCATCCGGAAAGAGATATGGGAATCAGGGTTGCCCATAAACTGGTTTCTAGAAATATTTTAGATTACATTGAGCTATCAAATGAAGTTTCCTTAGCCGAGGTGCGTGTCTCGAATCCAAAATTTTATGGCAAAACATTAGGAGAATTAAACTTCCGTCAGCGGTTTGGATTGACGGTTGTTGCTATACGTCGCTCAAAATCTGAAGTCATCACATCACCTGCAGCAGAAGAAATGGTTAGAGAAAATGATAACTTATTAGTCGTAGGTGAAACAGACGACGTTGATTTGTTAGATGAAAAAATGAATGAGTAG
- a CDS encoding HesB/YadR/YfhF family protein, which translates to MELTITPRAQQWFKDEVGVTSDSGIRFYGKIYGKTDVHEGFSIAMSVEAPDQPLVKEVIDGITYFIEETDDWFFKGYDLLVDYDEEKEEPQYKFAGNKEDLKQ; encoded by the coding sequence ATGGAATTAACAATTACACCACGTGCACAACAATGGTTCAAAGATGAAGTAGGTGTCACTTCAGATAGTGGTATTCGTTTTTATGGTAAAATTTATGGTAAAACAGATGTTCATGAAGGATTTTCAATCGCAATGTCTGTAGAAGCACCAGATCAGCCATTAGTCAAAGAAGTAATCGATGGAATTACTTATTTTATCGAAGAGACAGACGATTGGTTCTTTAAAGGATATGATTTATTAGTGGATTATGATGAGGAAAAAGAGGAACCTCAATATAAATTTGCTGGAAATAAAGAAGACTTGAAACAATAG
- a CDS encoding helix-turn-helix domain-containing protein codes for MLEDILLDDVAQRKISVFNQLLNTANGTYSVHYFEQFTDFSYARLNSLFSEIHEDLMEKQGLALLTSQGKVHIDLSKLRDIPYSQFLFRKSLPYKFLLATILEKNYTIENFCRDHFISRASIIRRLQPLINYLKDFDIQLNCSKLQLTGKENLIRIVYLNFFWIASYGEDLFLALDETKRGFDLFDPEDRQWMTYTEPREWYLLTTISQLRIKKKHFIIEPPFKQLAFPKVNMSFIKKLEQVNLPQHFIERESTFLSFMMFYWNIYFYADDPRISYVKEYMTSEQQPLSNLIERFEDFYLPLFTEKQLSEAEREVLNINIFTTCLNHSVIKDSLPLAINFMETCIKKQNPLYAPLSAKVREFLKQIVLTPEFTWIKNCLEDLTYICSFLLLPFYERSNPKYQLNVGIILSPNAIFLQSLFDFLEQISFISVSFVSSASEDDYDFYIAASKLLIPDKVKDNGNFQVIPLSPALDYQVGLIDTLHKKYTAKSSSLDS; via the coding sequence ATGCTAGAAGACATTTTGTTAGATGACGTTGCGCAGCGTAAAATAAGCGTTTTTAATCAGTTATTGAACACCGCAAATGGTACATATAGCGTTCACTATTTTGAACAATTCACAGATTTTTCTTACGCCCGCTTAAACTCGTTGTTCTCTGAAATACATGAAGATCTCATGGAAAAACAAGGGCTTGCGTTATTAACTAGCCAAGGCAAAGTACATATTGATTTATCTAAGTTACGTGATATTCCATATTCACAATTTCTATTTCGTAAAAGTTTGCCTTATAAATTTTTACTGGCAACCATTTTAGAGAAGAATTATACAATAGAAAATTTTTGTAGAGACCATTTTATTAGCCGGGCTTCCATTATCCGTAGACTACAACCATTGATCAATTATTTAAAGGATTTCGATATTCAGTTAAACTGTTCAAAACTTCAGTTAACTGGAAAAGAAAACTTGATTCGTATTGTTTATTTAAACTTCTTTTGGATCGCATCTTATGGAGAAGACCTATTTTTAGCGTTGGATGAAACCAAACGAGGCTTTGATTTATTTGATCCGGAAGATCGTCAATGGATGACATACACAGAACCTAGAGAATGGTATTTGCTGACAACGATTTCTCAGCTACGTATCAAAAAAAAACATTTCATTATCGAACCTCCGTTTAAACAATTGGCTTTTCCTAAAGTAAATATGTCCTTTATTAAAAAATTAGAACAAGTAAATCTACCTCAACATTTCATAGAACGAGAATCCACTTTTCTTTCTTTTATGATGTTTTACTGGAATATTTATTTTTATGCAGATGATCCTAGAATTAGCTATGTAAAAGAATATATGACTAGCGAGCAGCAGCCTTTAAGTAATCTGATTGAACGTTTTGAAGATTTTTATCTTCCTTTATTCACAGAAAAACAACTTTCTGAGGCTGAGAGAGAGGTATTGAATATCAATATCTTTACTACTTGCCTCAATCACTCTGTGATAAAAGACTCACTACCACTAGCTATCAACTTTATGGAAACGTGTATAAAAAAACAAAACCCTTTATATGCTCCTCTTTCTGCAAAAGTGAGAGAATTCCTTAAACAAATTGTTTTAACTCCTGAATTTACGTGGATAAAAAATTGTTTGGAAGACTTAACCTATATTTGTTCATTTTTATTACTTCCTTTTTATGAACGAAGTAATCCAAAATATCAATTGAACGTGGGTATTATTTTATCACCAAATGCTATTTTTCTGCAGTCTCTTTTTGATTTTTTAGAACAAATTTCCTTTATTTCAGTTTCTTTTGTTTCTTCAGCTTCTGAGGATGACTACGATTTTTACATAGCTGCATCAAAGCTTTTGATACCAGATAAAGTCAAGGATAATGGTAACTTCCAAGTCATTCCATTATCTCCTGCATTAGATTATCAAGTAGGACTTATTGATACGTTACATAAAAAATATACAGCCAAGTCTTCTTCTTTAGACAGCTGA
- a CDS encoding glycosyltransferase family 2 protein, producing MLSIIVPCYNEEESIPLFFEEVEKVSSQIHHDIEYIFINDGSKDQTLNTLRNLYKEHPEKVRFLSFSRNFGKEAGLYAGLKEAKGSLVTVMDVDLQDPPELLPKMIQMLETNKELDCVGTRRGDREGEPPIRSFFAKMFYRLVNKIGETEMVDGARDFRLMTRQMVDGILELTEYNRFSKGIFSWVGFNTEYISYENRERVAGATSWSFWSLLSYSIDGIVNFSEAPLNLASYVGAFSCAGSVIAMLVIFFRTIIKGDPTSGWPSMVCIILFVGGLQLLCLGIIGKYIGKIFLETKKRPIYLVKETEKDQK from the coding sequence ATGCTATCAATTATTGTTCCTTGTTACAATGAAGAGGAATCCATTCCATTGTTTTTTGAAGAAGTGGAGAAAGTGAGTTCGCAAATTCACCATGATATAGAATATATATTTATTAACGATGGGTCAAAAGATCAAACATTAAATACACTGAGAAACTTATATAAAGAACATCCTGAAAAGGTTCGTTTTCTTTCTTTTTCTAGAAATTTTGGGAAAGAAGCGGGCTTATATGCTGGACTTAAAGAGGCGAAAGGCAGTTTAGTTACCGTGATGGATGTGGATTTACAAGATCCTCCTGAATTATTGCCGAAAATGATTCAAATGTTAGAGACGAATAAAGAATTAGATTGTGTTGGCACCAGACGAGGTGACCGCGAAGGTGAACCGCCTATCCGCAGCTTTTTTGCTAAGATGTTTTATCGTTTAGTCAATAAAATCGGTGAAACTGAAATGGTCGATGGAGCTAGAGATTTTCGCTTGATGACAAGACAAATGGTTGATGGGATTTTAGAATTAACAGAGTATAACCGTTTTTCAAAAGGGATTTTCAGCTGGGTAGGATTTAATACAGAGTATATTTCTTACGAGAATCGTGAACGAGTAGCTGGGGCTACCTCATGGTCATTCTGGAGTTTACTGAGTTATTCGATTGATGGAATCGTGAACTTTTCAGAAGCGCCATTGAATCTGGCTTCTTATGTGGGGGCTTTTTCATGTGCGGGATCCGTTATTGCAATGCTTGTTATTTTTTTTAGAACGATTATCAAAGGGGACCCTACTAGCGGATGGCCGTCTATGGTTTGTATCATTTTGTTTGTTGGAGGACTTCAGTTACTTTGCCTTGGAATTATAGGAAAATATATTGGTAAAATTTTCTTGGAAACAAAAAAACGCCCGATCTATCTTGTTAAAGAAACAGAAAAAGATCAAAAATAA
- a CDS encoding phosphoglycerate dehydrogenase produces the protein MGQPLIYLYEQMKEEQVETIRQSAPDHIIIDAKREVPQIIEDDIEIMLGWDKDLGQRLLDSKTSHLKWVQSVSAGVDSYDLNRFAEKGILLSNASGIHSISIAEHVLGVLLAEFRGIRASIDNQSKKEWSTNNISYQQLSMQKMLIVGTGRIGQQLAVFAQGLGIQTYGVNTSGHVTNGFIECYSHKNMSRIVNEMDIVVNILPLTDETYQMYNERMFLSMKPGTVFVNVGRGPSVNTSDLIHALNTGQLSFAALDVFEEEPLPENSPLWTMKNVLITPHISGLTPKFKTKLLTIFMQNLKQYLTDKTLAKNEIALHQGY, from the coding sequence ATGGGACAACCACTAATCTATCTTTATGAACAAATGAAAGAAGAACAAGTTGAAACAATCAGACAAAGTGCTCCTGATCATATAATCATTGATGCGAAAAGAGAAGTACCGCAAATAATTGAGGATGATATTGAAATCATGTTAGGCTGGGACAAGGACTTAGGACAACGTTTGCTTGACTCAAAAACAAGCCACTTGAAATGGGTCCAATCTGTTTCTGCCGGTGTTGACTCATATGATTTAAATCGTTTTGCTGAGAAAGGTATTTTACTATCCAACGCTAGCGGCATCCATAGCATCTCAATTGCAGAACATGTTTTAGGTGTTTTATTGGCTGAATTTAGAGGAATCCGCGCCAGTATCGATAATCAGTCAAAAAAGGAATGGTCCACCAATAACATTTCCTACCAACAATTATCTATGCAAAAAATGTTGATTGTTGGAACTGGCCGCATCGGTCAACAACTTGCTGTCTTTGCACAAGGCTTAGGTATCCAAACATATGGAGTCAATACTTCCGGTCACGTAACAAATGGTTTTATCGAGTGTTATTCTCATAAGAATATGAGTCGCATTGTTAATGAAATGGATATTGTTGTGAATATTCTACCTCTAACCGATGAGACTTATCAAATGTATAATGAAAGAATGTTTCTTTCGATGAAACCAGGAACTGTTTTTGTTAATGTTGGACGTGGGCCTTCTGTTAATACAAGTGATTTGATTCATGCATTAAATACAGGCCAACTAAGTTTTGCAGCACTAGATGTCTTTGAAGAGGAACCTTTACCTGAAAACAGTCCACTTTGGACTATGAAAAATGTTTTGATTACCCCTCATATCTCTGGCTTAACGCCTAAATTCAAAACAAAATTGTTGACTATATTTATGCAAAATCTCAAACAATATTTGACCGATAAAACTTTAGCTAAAAATGAAATAGCGTTACACCAAGGTTATTAA
- the ispG gene encoding flavodoxin-dependent (E)-4-hydroxy-3-methylbut-2-enyl-diphosphate synthase gives MGELTHRKNTRRVKVGDLTIGGSDELFIQSMCTTKTHDVDSTVAQIKRLEDAGCQIVRVAVPDEAAADALGAIKRQISIPLVADIHFDYRLALKAIEQGVDKIRINPGNIGRKDRVEKVVTACKAKGIPIRIGVNAGSLEKKFLQQYGYPTAEAMVASAVEHIKILEELKFYDIIVSLKASDVNLAIEAYSLAAQTFDYPLHLGITEAGTKFSGGMKSAAGLGALLSRGIGNTCRVSLSADPVEEIKVAKEVLKAFGLASNAATLISCPTCGRIEIDLIPIANEIEEYIEQIKAPIKVAVLGCAVNGPGEAREADIGIAGGNGKGMLFKKGKIIRTVPEEIMVDELKKEVDILAAAYARGEKI, from the coding sequence ATGGGAGAATTGACCCATCGTAAAAATACACGTCGAGTTAAAGTTGGAGACTTAACAATCGGTGGCAGTGATGAGCTTTTTATTCAAAGTATGTGTACAACCAAAACACATGATGTTGACAGCACTGTAGCTCAAATCAAACGCTTAGAAGACGCAGGTTGTCAAATCGTTCGTGTTGCCGTTCCAGATGAGGCTGCTGCGGATGCATTAGGGGCAATCAAACGTCAGATCTCAATTCCCTTAGTGGCTGATATTCACTTTGACTATCGTTTAGCTCTGAAAGCAATTGAACAAGGTGTAGATAAAATCCGAATCAATCCTGGTAATATCGGACGTAAGGACCGTGTAGAAAAAGTTGTTACTGCTTGTAAAGCAAAAGGAATCCCAATCAGAATTGGTGTAAATGCTGGTTCATTAGAAAAAAAATTCTTGCAACAATATGGTTACCCCACTGCTGAAGCTATGGTTGCTAGTGCAGTTGAACACATTAAAATACTTGAAGAATTAAAGTTTTACGATATCATTGTGTCACTAAAAGCTAGCGATGTTAATTTAGCTATCGAAGCCTATTCTTTAGCTGCTCAAACTTTTGACTATCCTCTACATTTAGGAATTACTGAAGCTGGGACAAAATTTTCTGGTGGAATGAAATCTGCAGCAGGCTTAGGTGCCTTGCTTTCTCGAGGCATTGGAAATACTTGTCGTGTTTCCCTTTCAGCTGACCCTGTAGAAGAAATCAAAGTAGCCAAAGAAGTCCTAAAAGCCTTCGGTCTGGCAAGTAATGCTGCCACACTGATTTCTTGTCCAACTTGCGGACGAATCGAAATTGATTTGATTCCGATTGCGAATGAAATAGAAGAATATATTGAACAGATCAAAGCACCGATCAAAGTGGCTGTTTTAGGCTGTGCTGTTAATGGTCCAGGTGAAGCTCGCGAAGCAGATATCGGAATTGCTGGTGGAAACGGCAAAGGAATGCTGTTCAAAAAAGGGAAAATCATCCGTACTGTTCCAGAAGAAATAATGGTTGACGAATTAAAAAAAGAAGTGGATATCCTTGCAGCAGCGTATGCTCGTGGAGAAAAAATATAA
- a CDS encoding DUF1189 domain-containing protein: MNSFTLFKHSLFQLNDLHQAKKMPFWKVILYVLFLSIILALPITKQIFSIMQDIKNDGQKIAAKLPDFKITDGKFQTAKGAEGFIYQTNSIIFTFDPDGKRSVNDVTADSVGNAVGLGFLQDEFVIALPNSGAADSLLGASQFEVPYSKGTLDGLNSDNLKKSLDEANVPFWIKLVVFIFTLYPTFINLIINLLMVTIGANLYSKIRLYKLRFLDCLKISTYCATLPVIISSVLHFINSAFDDSFLIVFISLLIFFFAIRKEERQVPPLA; encoded by the coding sequence ATGAACTCATTTACGCTCTTTAAACACTCATTATTTCAATTAAATGACCTCCATCAAGCAAAAAAGATGCCGTTTTGGAAAGTCATTTTATATGTTCTTTTTCTAAGTATTATTCTTGCACTTCCTATAACAAAACAAATCTTTTCCATAATGCAAGACATCAAAAATGATGGACAAAAAATTGCTGCAAAACTGCCCGATTTTAAAATTACTGACGGAAAATTCCAAACAGCAAAAGGTGCTGAAGGATTCATTTACCAGACAAATTCTATCATCTTTACCTTTGACCCTGATGGAAAACGATCCGTTAATGATGTAACTGCTGATTCCGTTGGAAACGCTGTTGGTTTAGGCTTTTTACAAGATGAATTTGTTATCGCTCTGCCCAACTCAGGTGCTGCGGATTCACTACTGGGAGCTAGTCAATTTGAAGTCCCTTATTCTAAAGGAACACTTGATGGGCTAAATAGTGATAATTTAAAAAAATCATTAGATGAAGCCAATGTTCCTTTTTGGATAAAGCTAGTTGTTTTTATCTTTACCTTGTATCCAACTTTCATTAACTTGATCATCAATCTACTAATGGTTACAATCGGTGCTAACTTATATAGTAAAATTCGTTTATATAAACTACGCTTTTTAGACTGCCTAAAGATTTCAACTTATTGTGCGACATTACCTGTAATCATTAGCAGCGTTCTTCATTTTATCAATTCGGCTTTTGATGATAGCTTTTTGATTGTCTTCATTTCTTTATTGATATTTTTCTTTGCTATCCGTAAAGAAGAACGACAAGTACCGCCTTTAGCTTAA